One Pararhizobium sp. IMCC3301 DNA segment encodes these proteins:
- a CDS encoding sugar ABC transporter permease, translating into MSDNTLTTGVSADKQDSAIVRFLRATEVDTRMLGMIGALVLIWIGFHFYGQIFNGFGAFLTSRNLWNLSVQTSSIAVMATGMVLIIVTRHIDLSAGSLLGVTAMVMGVVQVWVLPDILGLNHPLIWIITVVVGICFGAMIGALHGFLIAYMGIPAFIVTLGGLLIWRGSAWWVARGETIAPVDSTFALLGGGPFGTIGATGSWIVGILAIAGIFAMLVLGRRQRVRFGFPLRPMWAEWTLGLVGSGLVLATVLVMNSYLWPTGVVRRYAEANNIVVPEGGLAISHGFAIPVLIAIAVGIFMTFLVTRTRFGRYVFAIGGNPEAAELAGINTKRMTLMIFSLMGGLVGISAVIASARLNAATNSLGQLDELYVIAAAVIGGTSFAGGIGTIYGAMLGALVMQSLQSGMVLVGFDSAVQQMVVGSVLIFAVWLDTIYRRRSV; encoded by the coding sequence ATGTCAGATAACACACTTACAACCGGGGTCAGCGCCGACAAACAGGACAGCGCGATTGTCCGCTTTTTGCGCGCCACCGAAGTTGATACACGCATGCTCGGCATGATCGGCGCACTGGTGCTGATCTGGATCGGCTTTCATTTTTACGGCCAGATTTTCAATGGATTTGGTGCCTTTCTGACATCGCGAAATCTGTGGAACCTGTCTGTTCAAACGTCATCGATTGCGGTGATGGCAACCGGAATGGTGTTGATCATTGTCACCCGCCATATCGATCTGTCCGCCGGCTCCCTGCTTGGTGTCACCGCCATGGTAATGGGGGTTGTTCAGGTCTGGGTTCTACCGGATATCCTTGGTCTCAACCATCCCCTGATCTGGATCATCACCGTCGTGGTCGGCATCTGCTTTGGTGCAATGATCGGCGCTTTGCACGGATTTCTCATCGCCTATATGGGCATACCTGCCTTCATCGTCACCCTTGGCGGTCTGCTGATCTGGCGCGGATCTGCCTGGTGGGTTGCCCGCGGCGAAACGATTGCGCCGGTTGACAGCACTTTTGCGCTGCTCGGTGGCGGGCCATTTGGCACCATCGGTGCCACCGGCAGCTGGATCGTCGGTATTCTCGCCATTGCCGGCATTTTCGCCATGCTGGTGCTGGGCCGCAGGCAGCGGGTCCGTTTCGGCTTTCCGTTGCGCCCGATGTGGGCCGAATGGACACTGGGCCTGGTCGGTTCCGGTCTGGTGCTGGCCACAGTCCTGGTCATGAACTCCTATCTGTGGCCGACGGGTGTGGTGAGACGCTATGCCGAAGCCAACAACATTGTCGTTCCCGAGGGCGGATTAGCCATATCACATGGTTTTGCCATCCCGGTTCTGATTGCCATTGCAGTCGGTATCTTCATGACATTCCTCGTCACCCGCACCCGGTTTGGCCGCTATGTGTTCGCAATCGGCGGCAACCCGGAAGCTGCTGAACTGGCCGGTATCAATACCAAACGCATGACACTGATGATCTTTTCGCTGATGGGTGGCCTGGTGGGCATTTCTGCAGTGATCGCGAGCGCACGACTGAATGCGGCCACCAACTCTCTGGGCCAGTTGGATGAATTATATGTCATCGCGGCCGCAGTGATTGGCGGCACATCCTTTGCAGGCGGCATCGGCACGATTTACGGTGCCATGCTCGGAGCTCTTGTCATGCAGTCGCTGCAATCTGGCATGGTCCTTGTCGGCTTTGACTCGGCGGTCCAGCAAATGGTGGTCGGAAGCGTTCTGATCTTTGCCGTCTGGCTGGATACGATTTACCGCAGACGCTCGGTCTGA
- a CDS encoding substrate-binding domain-containing protein, whose protein sequence is MKKFTAALMGAALVAGFAGNAMAEGKTIGVSWKIFQEERWKRDEAVIKGIVEANGDTYISSDAQGSAGKQLTDVESLISQGADVLLIVPFDSEAILPAVQKAADEGIPLIAYDVQIEHPDSLYITFDNVGVGRLMAQEMLKVKDSGNFAFIKGDQGDPNATFLFEGIMEVLKPNIDAGKIKNVGEAFTDGWKPENAQRNMEQMLTANDNKIDAVISENDGMAGGVVAALAAQGLAGSVPVTGQDGDLAAINRVALGTQLVSVWKDSRALGKIAAEAALMLADGKAMTDIPNVAPFSGGKRGVTVNSILLEPTPITKDNINVVIDAGWIDKETACNGVTMGSINGC, encoded by the coding sequence ATGAAGAAATTTACAGCCGCCCTTATGGGCGCTGCCCTTGTTGCTGGCTTTGCCGGCAACGCAATGGCAGAAGGCAAGACGATTGGCGTGTCCTGGAAGATTTTCCAGGAAGAACGCTGGAAGCGCGATGAAGCTGTTATCAAAGGCATCGTTGAAGCAAATGGCGATACCTACATTTCATCTGACGCTCAAGGGTCTGCCGGAAAGCAGCTGACTGATGTGGAGTCGCTCATATCTCAGGGTGCAGATGTTCTGCTGATCGTTCCTTTCGACAGCGAAGCCATTCTGCCAGCCGTGCAAAAGGCAGCTGATGAAGGCATTCCTCTGATCGCCTATGACGTTCAGATCGAACATCCGGATTCACTTTACATCACCTTCGACAATGTCGGTGTTGGCCGCCTGATGGCGCAGGAAATGCTGAAAGTCAAAGACTCCGGCAATTTTGCCTTCATCAAAGGTGACCAGGGCGATCCAAATGCGACCTTCCTGTTCGAAGGCATCATGGAAGTGCTGAAACCGAACATCGATGCCGGCAAGATCAAGAATGTCGGCGAAGCGTTTACCGATGGCTGGAAGCCGGAAAATGCTCAGCGCAACATGGAACAGATGCTGACTGCAAACGACAACAAGATCGATGCGGTTATTTCTGAAAATGACGGCATGGCAGGCGGCGTTGTTGCTGCCCTGGCAGCCCAGGGCCTGGCCGGTTCGGTTCCGGTTACCGGGCAGGATGGCGATCTTGCCGCAATCAACCGGGTTGCTCTCGGCACCCAGCTGGTATCGGTTTGGAAAGACTCCCGCGCGCTTGGTAAAATCGCCGCTGAAGCAGCCCTGATGCTGGCCGATGGCAAAGCCATGACCGATATTCCCAACGTTGCTCCCTTCTCTGGTGGCAAGCGTGGCGTCACGGTGAATTCCATTCTGCTTGAACCAACACCAATCACAAAAGACAATATCAACGTTGTGATCGATGCAGGCTGGATCGACAAGGAAACAGCTTGTAACGGCGTAACCATGGGTTCCATCAACGGCTGTTAA
- a CDS encoding response regulator, with product MEAQTSHILVVDDHRDIRDPLAQYLKKNGFRAMTADGGPALRQAVKAYAFDLIILDIMMPGEDGLTLCRFLRETTHTPVILLTAVSEETDKIVGLEMGADDYVTKPFNPRELLARIKAVLRRSQSLPPQREPRHGTRYTFNGWVFDTTTRQLRNGDGPDIGLSSGEFSLLSILVDRPNIVLSRDQLIDLTRGRNAGPFDRAIDNQVSRLRKKIEEDPKNPLLIQTVWGGGYKFAGTVEQS from the coding sequence ATGGAAGCACAGACGTCACATATTCTGGTTGTCGATGACCATCGCGATATTCGCGATCCGCTGGCACAATATCTAAAGAAAAACGGCTTTCGCGCGATGACGGCCGATGGCGGGCCTGCGCTGCGCCAGGCGGTCAAAGCCTATGCCTTTGACCTTATCATTCTTGATATCATGATGCCGGGAGAGGACGGGCTGACCCTGTGCCGCTTCCTGCGTGAAACAACGCACACACCAGTTATTCTGCTGACCGCCGTCAGTGAGGAAACCGACAAGATCGTCGGCCTGGAAATGGGTGCGGATGACTATGTCACCAAACCATTCAACCCGCGTGAATTGCTCGCCCGCATCAAGGCAGTGCTGCGCCGCTCCCAAAGCCTGCCGCCACAACGCGAGCCGCGTCACGGTACCCGATACACCTTTAATGGTTGGGTCTTCGACACCACGACACGGCAATTACGCAACGGCGATGGACCCGATATCGGACTTAGCAGTGGAGAGTTTTCCCTGCTGTCGATTCTGGTAGACCGGCCCAACATCGTGCTCTCCCGCGATCAGCTGATCGATCTGACCCGTGGCCGCAATGCCGGACCTTTTGATCGCGCCATAGACAATCAGGTCAGTCGTCTGCGCAAGAAAATCGAGGAAGATCCGAAGAACCCCCTGCTCATCCAGACCGTCTGGGGCGGCGGTTATAAATTCGCTGGAACCGTTGAGCAATCATGA
- a CDS encoding TAXI family TRAP transporter solute-binding subunit encodes MKLFTSLALAASVMAATAFAGHAETRVTYKSASSSSSYFQMAVQIAEAMKAGTNGDIIVTVEESQGSVQNVMEAAVRPGNYVFTTPPALVALAQGGKAMFDGKGNPKFDDIRALFPIPSLTMHFVVRDDAGIANFADMKGKTILIGKGSFGATEGEKYLGLFGLEGQVKLPDVELSNAVAALKNGQIDGFVTAGSWPAPNVIEAAASLGVTVLSLDDEQIAATKRTRLVIPAGTYAGQDADIVTTSLPVVAYTTTNMDDDTAYELTKTYWQEKARMGDDAAWWNGVDKGLMENITGAIHPGALRYYTEMDFPLTDAQK; translated from the coding sequence ATGAAACTATTCACAAGCCTGGCGCTGGCCGCCAGTGTCATGGCAGCAACCGCTTTTGCCGGCCATGCGGAAACCCGCGTGACCTACAAATCGGCTTCCTCCAGTTCGTCCTATTTCCAGATGGCGGTGCAGATTGCCGAAGCCATGAAGGCGGGTACGAATGGCGACATCATTGTCACTGTCGAGGAAAGCCAGGGTTCGGTGCAAAATGTCATGGAAGCGGCGGTGCGTCCGGGCAATTACGTGTTTACAACGCCGCCGGCGCTGGTCGCTTTGGCCCAGGGCGGCAAGGCGATGTTCGATGGCAAGGGCAACCCTAAATTCGATGACATCAGAGCGCTGTTTCCAATTCCCTCGCTGACCATGCATTTCGTTGTGCGCGATGATGCCGGAATTGCCAATTTCGCCGATATGAAAGGCAAGACGATCCTGATCGGCAAAGGCTCTTTCGGGGCCACTGAGGGCGAAAAATATCTGGGCCTGTTCGGGCTTGAAGGGCAGGTCAAACTGCCGGATGTGGAACTCTCCAATGCGGTTGCGGCGCTGAAAAACGGCCAGATTGACGGGTTTGTCACAGCTGGTTCCTGGCCCGCGCCGAATGTCATTGAAGCTGCGGCCAGTCTGGGCGTAACAGTGCTGTCGTTGGATGATGAGCAGATCGCTGCCACCAAACGCACAAGGCTGGTCATTCCTGCCGGCACCTATGCCGGCCAGGATGCCGATATCGTAACGACCTCATTGCCGGTGGTCGCCTATACCACCACCAATATGGATGACGACACAGCCTATGAGCTGACCAAAACCTACTGGCAGGAAAAGGCCAGGATGGGCGACGATGCCGCCTGGTGGAATGGAGTTGACAAGGGGCTCATGGAAAACATCACGGGTGCTATCCATCCCGGTGCACTGCGTTACTACACCGAAATGGATTTTCCGCTGACTGACGCGCAGAAGTGA
- a CDS encoding EF-hand domain-containing protein, translating to MTKTTNKRMLKTTIAASAIVLIGAVGLTAGAQATGSHRDGGNRGGGMGGFPQEMMQGLDQDGNGTVSETEAEAQLLKLFGTVDADSSGGVTKEEMKAAQDARREARNDDSENARDGNTGMRGERHADRGDRGDRGERGERGGHRKGGMMGKGMGMGGMMGQGMDRMFDRADADSDGTVTEAEFKSAIAIFTDNIAAHANTALERQAERFSDLDSNNDGQISKEEFQAGRGSKRGGNR from the coding sequence ATGACGAAGACAACAAACAAGAGAATGCTGAAAACAACCATCGCCGCAAGTGCCATAGTCCTGATTGGCGCTGTTGGCCTTACAGCTGGAGCACAGGCCACAGGTTCACACCGCGATGGCGGCAACCGTGGTGGCGGAATGGGTGGTTTCCCCCAGGAAATGATGCAGGGCCTGGATCAGGATGGCAATGGCACAGTGTCCGAAACGGAAGCTGAAGCACAATTGCTGAAACTGTTCGGCACGGTTGATGCTGACAGCAGTGGCGGCGTCACCAAGGAAGAAATGAAGGCAGCCCAGGATGCGCGCCGCGAAGCCCGCAATGATGACAGCGAAAACGCCCGGGACGGCAACACCGGAATGCGTGGCGAACGCCATGCTGACCGGGGCGACCGGGGCGACCGGGGTGAGCGCGGTGAGCGTGGCGGACACCGCAAAGGTGGCATGATGGGCAAAGGCATGGGCATGGGCGGCATGATGGGGCAGGGCATGGACCGCATGTTCGATCGTGCTGATGCAGACAGTGATGGCACCGTGACCGAAGCGGAATTCAAGTCGGCAATCGCGATCTTTACTGACAATATTGCGGCTCACGCCAACACTGCGCTTGAGCGTCAGGCGGAACGGTTCTCCGATCTTGACAGCAATAATGACGGCCAGATTTCCAAAGAGGAATTTCAGGCAGGCCGGGGCTCCAAACGAGGCGGTAACCGCTGA
- a CDS encoding nucleoside recognition domain-containing protein — MSEYFKKLAVKSWVTFVDLSKVMIPVVILVRIAEVYGLVDAMGPALEPVMGLMGLPAETGIVWGSALLVGIYAGFGALPVLAGVDMNLAQLSILASIMLIAHALPIEQAIVKRTGVTFIGTVLLRFFGAVVYGAIVFWICDWFSLLQQPVDLSLFTAAGDKDATHWEFAVASAKTMLVVLVIIVVLFVALDISEKTGFTDLFTRATIPLIRLSGLNREIAPLTTIGVLLGLMYGGGLIIGESREKNFSLRAKTLALCWLSLSHGLIEDTGIMLALGANIWIILVGRLIFTLIVVRILATLWPRSAEAIAKEASSRAG, encoded by the coding sequence ATGTCTGAGTATTTCAAAAAACTTGCGGTGAAAAGCTGGGTGACCTTTGTCGATCTGTCAAAGGTGATGATCCCTGTTGTGATTCTGGTGCGCATTGCCGAAGTCTACGGGCTGGTCGATGCAATGGGTCCCGCTCTGGAACCGGTGATGGGGCTGATGGGGCTGCCTGCGGAAACCGGTATCGTCTGGGGCAGCGCGCTGCTTGTCGGTATCTATGCCGGCTTCGGGGCTCTGCCGGTTCTGGCCGGAGTGGACATGAACCTTGCCCAGCTCAGCATACTGGCATCGATCATGTTGATCGCCCATGCCCTGCCGATCGAACAGGCAATCGTTAAGCGCACCGGCGTGACCTTTATCGGAACCGTATTGTTGCGGTTTTTCGGCGCGGTGGTCTATGGCGCAATCGTGTTTTGGATCTGCGACTGGTTTTCACTGCTGCAGCAACCTGTGGATCTGTCGTTGTTTACCGCGGCAGGCGACAAGGACGCCACGCACTGGGAGTTTGCGGTTGCATCGGCCAAGACCATGCTGGTGGTTCTGGTGATCATTGTGGTGCTGTTTGTGGCGCTTGATATCAGCGAGAAAACCGGTTTCACCGACCTCTTCACCAGAGCCACCATTCCGCTGATCCGGCTGTCCGGACTGAACCGGGAAATCGCACCGCTGACGACCATTGGTGTGCTGCTTGGGCTGATGTATGGTGGCGGACTGATTATTGGCGAATCGCGCGAAAAGAATTTCTCGCTGCGGGCCAAGACATTGGCGCTGTGCTGGCTGTCGCTGTCGCACGGGCTGATTGAGGATACCGGGATCATGCTGGCGCTTGGTGCCAATATCTGGATCATTCTGGTGGGGCGGCTGATTTTTACCCTGATCGTGGTCAGGATTCTGGCGACCCTTTGGCCGCGCTCCGCTGAAGCCATTGCAAAAGAGGCCTCATCACGAGCGGGGTGA
- a CDS encoding TRAP transporter fused permease subunit, which yields MPVTARLFWCTLGAVSISFHIWLIFSGLVPNLVSRPLHMALALPWVLVFMAKSRQQRISGTVLCIVGVAATLWVALNQDALGDQYGYLSGGFQTFTAILLLLVTLEMARRAIGWPLPSVAALALAYGLFGQYIPGEFGYAGIPLQSFLGTLTIAEGGLWGTLTGVSVSIVAIFVIFGAILNAGEAGQGFMNVASAAAGRLRGGAAKVSVLSSALFGSISGSASANVASTGAITLPAMTRLGYPKRLAAAVEAVASSGGQIMPPLMGAGAFVMVELTGTPYEQIILAALLPALLYFAAVWIGIDMFSLRFPLRGVPKDEQPSLRQVAITSAFFLVPFAVLLWGMFGARVTPQYAATLAMLAGAVLLLIDGRLSFDLARTLARVEAVLMSAGRQVALIASIILCASIIIGVLGMTGLGVKITSLILSGSGGQLWPALLLTAFACLVLGMEVPTTAAYVISISVAGPALMELGLAPLQAHLFVFWFALLSTITPPVCGAVFIAAGMVEENWLKVATSAMALGLGLYFIPLGMIANPNLIALGTSPFLALLAAAKVLVALAALSFAVIAPRSILWRLAAFAVGLVVLFV from the coding sequence CTGCCGGTAACGGCGCGCCTTTTCTGGTGCACACTTGGCGCTGTCTCGATCAGCTTTCATATCTGGCTGATTTTCTCCGGCCTGGTGCCGAATCTGGTCAGCCGGCCGCTGCACATGGCGCTGGCGCTGCCCTGGGTACTGGTGTTCATGGCGAAAAGCCGGCAGCAGCGCATCAGTGGCACAGTTCTGTGCATTGTCGGCGTAGCCGCGACGCTCTGGGTTGCCCTCAATCAGGACGCTCTGGGCGATCAATACGGTTATTTGTCCGGTGGGTTTCAGACTTTTACGGCTATCCTGCTGCTGTTGGTGACACTTGAAATGGCACGCCGTGCCATTGGTTGGCCACTGCCGAGCGTCGCTGCGCTGGCGCTGGCCTATGGCCTGTTCGGCCAGTATATTCCCGGCGAATTCGGCTATGCCGGCATTCCTTTGCAGAGCTTTCTTGGCACGCTGACCATAGCCGAGGGAGGGCTGTGGGGCACTTTGACCGGTGTTTCGGTGAGCATTGTCGCGATTTTTGTCATTTTCGGAGCGATCCTGAATGCTGGCGAAGCCGGGCAGGGTTTCATGAATGTGGCCTCCGCTGCAGCCGGGCGTCTGCGCGGTGGTGCGGCCAAGGTGTCGGTGCTGTCGTCGGCGCTGTTCGGCTCGATTTCCGGCTCTGCCTCGGCCAATGTTGCCTCAACCGGTGCCATCACCCTGCCGGCGATGACACGCCTTGGTTATCCCAAACGCCTGGCCGCTGCCGTTGAAGCAGTGGCGTCTTCCGGGGGCCAGATCATGCCACCGCTGATGGGAGCCGGGGCGTTTGTGATGGTCGAGCTGACGGGCACACCCTATGAGCAGATCATCCTGGCGGCGCTGCTGCCGGCGCTGCTGTATTTCGCAGCGGTCTGGATTGGCATCGACATGTTTTCGCTGCGCTTTCCGCTGCGCGGCGTGCCGAAGGACGAGCAGCCTTCACTGCGCCAGGTTGCCATTACATCGGCGTTTTTCCTGGTGCCCTTCGCGGTGCTGCTGTGGGGCATGTTCGGCGCGAGGGTCACGCCGCAATATGCCGCGACGCTGGCGATGTTGGCCGGAGCCGTGCTGCTGCTGATCGATGGCCGTCTGTCATTTGATCTTGCCAGAACGCTGGCGCGTGTTGAAGCCGTGCTGATGAGCGCCGGGCGTCAGGTGGCCCTGATCGCCTCGATCATCCTGTGCGCATCAATCATTATCGGCGTGCTTGGCATGACCGGGCTGGGGGTCAAGATCACGTCGCTGATTTTGTCGGGCTCTGGCGGGCAATTATGGCCGGCGTTGCTGCTGACGGCGTTTGCCTGTCTTGTGCTGGGCATGGAGGTGCCGACGACAGCGGCTTATGTGATCAGTATTTCCGTGGCCGGTCCGGCGCTTATGGAACTGGGACTGGCACCGCTGCAGGCGCATTTGTTCGTGTTCTGGTTCGCCTTGTTGTCGACCATCACACCGCCGGTCTGTGGCGCAGTTTTCATTGCCGCCGGAATGGTGGAGGAAAACTGGTTGAAAGTGGCAACTTCGGCAATGGCGCTCGGCCTCGGGCTGTATTTCATTCCGCTGGGGATGATTGCAAACCCAAATCTCATCGCTCTTGGCACATCGCCGTTTCTGGCTCTGTTGGCGGCAGCCAAAGTTCTGGTGGCCCTGGCAGCCTTGTCATTTGCCGTTATTGCCCCGCGATCTATTTTGTGGCGACTGGCCGCTTTTGCAGTTGGACTTGTTGTGCTTTTTGTCTAA
- a CDS encoding ATP-binding cassette domain-containing protein, which produces MSDTTQVNPADRSAPPLVEMRDISIAFGGVKAVDHASIDLYPGEVVGLLGHNGAGKSTLIKILSGAYGRDTGQIFVRGEEANISNPRHAKDYGIETIYQTLALADNVDAAANLFLGRELLTRWGTLDDAAMEDETRRVMGRLNPNFKKFKDPVKSLSGGQRQSVAIARAIHFNARILIMDEPTAALGPQETEQVGQLIKQLKKDGIGIFLISHDIHDVFDLADRVSVMKNGQVVGSASTKDVSKDEVLGMIILGKCPPGATPGPGASID; this is translated from the coding sequence ATGTCTGATACAACACAAGTCAACCCAGCCGATCGCTCCGCCCCGCCTTTGGTGGAAATGCGTGACATTTCCATTGCCTTTGGCGGCGTCAAGGCGGTGGATCACGCCTCCATTGATCTGTATCCCGGCGAAGTCGTCGGGCTCCTGGGCCACAATGGAGCCGGCAAGTCCACTCTGATCAAAATTCTGTCCGGTGCCTATGGCCGCGATACCGGTCAGATCTTCGTGCGTGGCGAAGAAGCCAACATTTCCAATCCGCGTCATGCCAAGGATTATGGCATTGAGACCATCTACCAGACCCTTGCTCTGGCGGATAATGTGGACGCTGCGGCAAACCTGTTTCTCGGCCGTGAACTGCTGACAAGATGGGGCACGCTGGATGATGCGGCCATGGAGGATGAAACCCGCAGGGTTATGGGACGGCTCAACCCGAACTTCAAGAAGTTCAAGGATCCGGTGAAATCCCTGTCGGGTGGTCAGCGCCAGTCCGTGGCGATTGCTCGGGCGATTCATTTCAATGCCCGCATCCTGATCATGGACGAGCCGACGGCGGCACTCGGCCCTCAGGAAACAGAGCAGGTCGGCCAGTTGATCAAACAGTTGAAAAAAGACGGGATTGGTATCTTTCTGATCAGCCATGACATTCATGACGTGTTTGATCTGGCGGACAGGGTGTCGGTGATGAAAAACGGTCAAGTCGTCGGCTCGGCTTCGACCAAGGATGTCAGCAAGGATGAAGTGCTCGGCATGATTATTCTTGGAAAATGTCCTCCCGGAGCGACCCCGGGTCCGGGTGCATCAATCGATTAG
- a CDS encoding ATP-binding protein encodes MNTAPRNPWWRLAWPSGLTGQIILLIVLTILISQAINIVLVAGERADAFRRGAAGPLIGQTIIAAELLQTSDGPTEQRLLRVLSSRERRVTIDAEPLAGTSDRSAMTNMLAARLQAESGLTARVEARFVERRFQHISDDREQTASRRRDRDSDTRHAMPMDRDMDEAMSRSRNRLVDRLVVSLELSPQRWLNIVLRLPGRDLSWLRTSLLYNLALALALSGLAIWFLRRVTRPIKDLAGAADALGRGEHVPMLAETGPQEIRRATAAFNAMQDRLTRFVKDRTQMLAAISHDLRTPITSLRLRAELLDDETAKANIVRTLDDMQSMTESVLAFARDDADSEPISQVDLLALLEECAAIYKAQGAQIEFDINSTSSPVLRGRPLALKRAISNLMENAILYGDHANVSVASADQTVSFEIRDHGPGIPPERMEEMFKPFSRIETSRNRETGGTGLGLSIARSIIHRHGGDISLQNADEGGLIVTVSLPSAS; translated from the coding sequence ATGAACACCGCTCCCCGAAATCCCTGGTGGCGCCTTGCCTGGCCAAGCGGCCTGACCGGGCAGATCATTCTGCTCATTGTTCTGACCATCCTGATTTCGCAGGCCATCAATATTGTGCTTGTGGCCGGCGAACGCGCTGATGCATTCCGGCGCGGCGCAGCCGGGCCCCTGATCGGACAGACCATCATCGCCGCGGAATTGCTGCAGACCAGTGATGGCCCGACAGAACAGCGCCTGCTTCGGGTGCTGAGCAGTCGCGAGCGCCGCGTCACCATAGATGCCGAACCGCTCGCGGGCACCTCTGACCGTTCGGCAATGACAAATATGCTGGCCGCCCGGCTGCAGGCGGAATCCGGTCTTACCGCACGGGTGGAGGCGCGCTTCGTTGAAAGGCGGTTTCAGCACATTTCCGACGATAGGGAGCAGACCGCTTCGCGCCGGCGTGACAGGGATTCCGATACGAGACATGCCATGCCGATGGATCGGGACATGGATGAAGCAATGAGCCGGTCCCGAAACCGGCTTGTCGACCGTCTTGTGGTCTCACTGGAGTTGTCTCCGCAGCGCTGGCTGAATATTGTCCTGCGGCTTCCGGGCCGGGACCTGAGCTGGCTGCGCACCAGTCTGCTTTACAACCTGGCGCTGGCGCTGGCGCTCAGTGGACTTGCCATCTGGTTTTTGCGCCGCGTCACCCGTCCGATCAAGGATCTGGCAGGCGCAGCCGATGCGCTGGGGCGCGGTGAGCATGTCCCGATGCTCGCCGAAACCGGGCCTCAGGAAATCCGTCGCGCCACGGCGGCTTTCAATGCCATGCAGGATCGGCTGACACGGTTTGTCAAGGACCGCACACAGATGCTGGCCGCCATTTCCCATGATCTGCGCACCCCCATCACCAGCTTGCGGCTGCGTGCGGAATTGCTGGATGATGAAACCGCCAAAGCCAATATCGTGCGCACACTTGATGACATGCAGAGCATGACCGAAAGCGTGCTTGCCTTTGCCCGAGACGATGCGGACAGCGAACCGATTTCGCAGGTCGACCTGCTGGCTCTGCTGGAGGAATGCGCTGCGATATACAAAGCTCAGGGCGCACAAATTGAATTTGACATCAACTCGACTTCCAGCCCGGTCCTGAGAGGGCGTCCGCTGGCGCTGAAACGGGCGATCAGCAATCTTATGGAAAACGCCATCCTTTATGGTGATCATGCCAATGTCAGCGTCGCGTCAGCAGATCAGACTGTATCGTTCGAAATCCGCGATCATGGCCCCGGCATTCCGCCAGAGCGCATGGAAGAAATGTTCAAACCGTTTTCCCGGATCGAAACCTCGCGCAACCGCGAGACTGGCGGCACCGGACTTGGGCTGTCGATTGCCCGTTCGATCATTCACCGCCATGGCGGCGATATCAGCTTGCAAAACGCGGACGAAGGCGGTCTCATCGTCACAGTCAGTTTGCCATCAGCATCATAG